tctgtctagatatttaagaagtgaagCAGGGGGTCCAATCGACCATCCTACCTGATCAGACTACGGggcaggattcactcagtcatttgaccaactggcacgcccgtcattttacacaggggagagCCCATTCTTCTGCTCAGACATTGGGAATGGACTcaatcagtcatctcaactgaaggtacatcagcaagttcacactgggcaaggtcattcacctgttctgtgtgtaagAAAGCATTTAGTCTGTCAACCCACCTGTGGACCCACCAGTCAgaagctggtcatctgctgaatttctgggaaaggattcactcggtcatctgacctgatggcacacaagcgagttcacaccggggagcagccgttcacttgctcgggctgtgggatgagattcactcggtcatccacccgacagagtcaccagcgagttcacactggggagaagccattcacctgctcagactgtgggaagggattcactttgtcatctcacctactgacacaccagcgagttcacactggggagaagccgttcacctgctcagtctgtgggaagagattcactcagtcatcccacctacagatacatcagcgagttcacactggggagaagccattcatctgctcagaatgtgggaagagattcatcaACTCTtccagcctactgacacaccagcgagttcacactggggagaagccattcacctgctcagaatgtgggaagggattcactcggtcatttgacctaatggctcaccagcaagttcacaccagagagcggccatttacctgctcagactgtgggaagggattcactttggcaTCGAAACTAgtgagacaccagcaagttcacactggggagaagccattcacctgctcagtctgcgggaggggatttactcagtcatcccacctacagagacaccagcgtgttcacactggagagaagccattcacctgctcagaatgtgggaagagattcactcggttatccagCCTGCAGTGTCATCAgcatgttcacactggggagaagccgttcatctgctcagactgtgggaagggattcactcggtcatttgacctaatggctcaccagcaagttcacaccggagagcggccgtttacctgctcagactgtgggaagggattcactttggcaTCGAAACTAgtgagacaccagcaagttcacactggggagaagccattcacctgctcagtctgcgggaggggatttactcagtcatcccacctacagagacaccagcgtgttcacactggagagaagccattcacctgctcagaatgtgggaagagattcactcggttatccagCCTGCAGTGTCATCAgcatgttcacactggggagaagccgttcatctgctcagactgtgggaagggattcactcggtcatttgacctaatggctcaccagcaagttcacaccggggagcggccgtttacctgctcagactgcgggaggggatttactcagtcatcccacctacagagacaccagcgtgttcacactggagagaagccatttacctgctcagaatgtgggaagagattcactgattcatccaccctacagagtcaccagaaagttcacactggagagaagccattcacctgctcagaatgtgggaagagattcactgattcatccaccctacagagtcaccagaaagttcacactggggagaagccattcacctgctcagtctgtgggaagggattcactcggtcatcccacctactgacacaccagcgagttcacactggggagaagccattcacctgctcagtctgtgggaagaaattcacttcgtcatccaacctgcagagacatcagtcagttcacaccggggagaaaccgttcacctgctcagtctgtgggaagggattcactcaatcatctaaactgaaggtgcatcatcgagttcacactggggagaaaccgttcacctgctcagtctgtgggaagggattcactcggtcatcccacctactgacacaccagcgagttcacactggggagaagccattcacctgctcagtctgtgggaagagattcactgattcatccaacctgcagagacatcagtcagttcacaccggggagaaaccgttcacctgctcagtctgtgggaagggattcactcaatcatctaaactgaaggtacatcagcgagttcacactggggagaaacagttcacctgctcagtctgtgggaagggattcactcagtcctccaccctacagaaacaccagtcagttcacacattCTGAACTATTCACCTGCACAGAATGTTGgaaaggattcattcagtcatcccaactactggcacaccagtcagttcacgtTCTTATTAATTCCTTGCTTTTGCTTGCTGAggacattcattttaagagagagagtgattaagaaggcaaatcagtcgggcttgcagcttgtttacatcgctcaaaGCTTGTTTGGTTTTAACCGAGGACTCACACTCAGAGTCAGGCTGAGAAGacggaggaaaaatggaaggatcgaaaccagggaactagtggccaagggtcactgtttagagctttcctatgcccacaaagGTGGGTTAAGTGTTGATTCaccatacatcgaatgtgtggttatcACCTCATTTGATCCATAGGTGTGGAtcggatttggggtatcctgtgaagactacTTATGTGTTAACGCTTGGCTGGGTGTGGTGTGATAATTCACTTGAAggcgataccccttgtgacaagtcactttcggtgataattcgtatgtggatttgaaaCGATGAagcataaaatctacagcaactgttctctCGTTTCACCACAATGGAACCTTTGGAAttcgacgtaattgccttctctcgacatttaccctggattacaaatatctctctttcATCACCTATTCCGTGCATGAACTGAACTTCCagactttaccatctcaagactctaagccttgttttccccgagctcaatagtttgggagttatattttgttacacctgtgccccaactctgaggggctgaagggtacaaagtagcccccacctttttgagaatcgcaagatcgctattaattcaggtcaggagacgcaggaaatgagagaaagacacgcaGAGTCCACATGTGGTTTGGAacgtcctggcccctcagcgatacgaagccacgggaaacggccattgtctcttggagacggaattgtgtattgagtactgtactatttatttgaagccctcagggaatgagccGAGGGGGCTggctgagggattgcatcatcccaacctgattgacatctgagaccccgtgagtaagcaTAAaatagggtctggggaacaacccctttagaggcaccaggagaaacgatagaaatcccgtgacagcatttaatagtgaCTGCCGGTGGTGAcacgtgtgtgtgtccatccttgcccggatgatgAGTTTTCCacggaacggcttagctaaaggaccgactacaaaaacggaactctcgaaggatcgacatcataaaaaggaaagcagGCAAGTTTAAAACAtctgtctctcttgactccaacaaaaggctgcagcctgcatgaacttgagtgacttttatatttccatcggacaatacattatcccctacacaacgatagagttatttcttattgataattattatacccgtgcttttagatttagcattgacaacgtatattatgtatgtttgcattgatattatttttgtgtatttttatcaataaatactgttaaaaatagtaccatcagacttcaatggacctttctatctttgctggtaagtgacccagttatggggtacgtaacaatttacacacacatatatacacataaaacTGTTAACTTTTGCTAGTATCTTGCTTAATTTACTTTATTGTAattagatactaataaagatagtggttttaacatcaaaactagaCTCCAGTAGTCTATTGTTCCTGGTTAATTTCTAAAACTTTAGTTTCTAAATTtttattcataacaaaattggggcctgcatctgggatatgaacaaatttgagggcgtgttgattaattaattattgatttcattggggaaatcccttttgatttatttgtctgcaaaatcagcagcaatggatgttgataaatgtctggaagcaccaacctctgaggcattagaggacgccagaaggatCGTGTTGTTGTGTAttgtgaaaaggtttaaacttgctaaggtgaaattgacactgaggaaggcacagatgcagaggattatAGCTGAACATCATGTATCtgaggtgtgtttaaagtggaggagttggaggtgtttcttgaaagtaaacctagtgagcttgagctccattacaagttagaaaagttaaagatggaggctgcggaaaggcagaggcagtttgaggccagagaggcagaaaaacagagggaggaagcagaaagacagagggtgttcgagctggaaaacatagagagattgcagcaaaggggtctagcgttagactctggtgataagtttgaggacagtcgggaagttaaattggtacctccacttgacgaggcagaggttgataaatactttcagcattttgagaaggttgctcagagtttaaagtggccaaaaagggttggcctattctcttacaatgTGTAAttgaggggaaggctcagcaagcctattctgctttgacagttgatgaagcagctgattatgacatagtgaaacagacTGTGCTCAAACTTAcaagttggtcccagaatcatacaggcaaaagtttagaaattcaaGGAAATGtgtgaaccagacttatatggaatttTCTTGTGAGAAGTTTGTGTTTTGGCTGGTGcagatataaaaatataaatgatgattttaacagcttgaaagagttggttgtaattgaagaattcaaaaggtgcgTCTCTGatggcttctcagtcacttatatgagacagcgttctaaagtttggtgatgagactgacactggtgaggtaaatcttattaaaggcattgggggcggcGTGGTTTTTGTGCCATTGCCCAAGGTAcctttacagtcagggttggtttccaGACCTGTTAAGATCAgattgtgctccagtttactggtggaagatgttactttgctgttagggaatgacctggcagatggtaaagttgttcctgtagtg
This Hemitrygon akajei unplaced genomic scaffold, sHemAka1.3 Scf000093, whole genome shotgun sequence DNA region includes the following protein-coding sequences:
- the LOC140722920 gene encoding uncharacterized protein; protein product: MAHKRVHTGEQPFTCSGCGMRFTRSSTRQSHQRVHTGEKPFTCSDCGKGFTLSSHLLTHQRVHTGEKPFTCSVCGKRFTQSSHLQIHQRVHTGEKPFICSECGKRFINSSSLLTHQRVHTGEKPFTCSECGKGFTRSFDLMAHQQVHTRERPFTCSDCGKGFTLASKLVRHQQVHTGEKPFTCSVCGRGFTQSSHLQRHQRVHTGEKPFTCSECGKRFTRLSSLQCHQHVHTGEKPFICSDCGKGFTRSFDLMAHQQVHTGERPFTCSDCGKGFTLASKLVRHQQVHTGEKPFTCSVCGRGFTQSSHLQRHQRVHTGEKPFTCSECGKRFTRLSSLQCHQHVHTGEKPFICSDCGKGFTRSFDLMAHQQVHTGERPFTCSDCGRGFTQSSHLQRHQRVHTGEKPFTCSECGKRFTDSSTLQSHQKVHTGEKPFTCSECGKRFTDSSTLQSHQKVHTGEKPFTCSVCGKGFTRSSHLLTHQRVHTGEKPFTCSVCGKKFTSSSNLQRHQSVHTGEKPFTCSVCGKGFTQSSKLKVHHRVHTGEKPFTCSVCGKGFTRSSHLLTHQRVHTGEKPFTCSVCGKRFTDSSNLQRHQSVHTGEKPFTCSVCGKGFTQSSKLKVHQRVHTGEKQFTCSVCGKGFTQSSTLQKHQSVHTF